A single window of Flavobacterium aestivum DNA harbors:
- a CDS encoding DUF4834 family protein, giving the protein MQTASFSGFIETLFFIIAFYYIFKFLARLFMPLLVKKVVEKAGQNFQQQQQQAQNTTWRRTPNNDEIIINTANDRNPRETKKVGDYVDYEEID; this is encoded by the coding sequence ATGCAAACAGCCTCTTTTTCGGGTTTTATAGAAACGCTATTTTTTATCATTGCGTTCTATTATATTTTTAAATTTTTGGCTCGATTATTTATGCCTTTATTAGTTAAAAAGGTAGTGGAAAAAGCGGGTCAAAATTTCCAACAACAGCAACAGCAAGCTCAAAATACAACTTGGCGTAGAACACCAAATAATGATGAAATCATAATCAACACCGCTAATGATAGAAACCCACGTGAAACCAAAAAAGTGGGAGACTATGTTGATTACGAAGAAATAGATTAA
- a CDS encoding aminotransferase class I/II-fold pyridoxal phosphate-dependent enzyme: MVKDLFERIQSNKGPLGKWASQAEGYFVFPKLEGELGPRMQFQGKNILNWSLNDYLGLANHPEVRKADTEAAIAYGAAYPMGARMMSGHTKYHEQLEEELAAFVMKESAYLLNFGYQGMVSIIDALVTKNDVIVYDVDAHACIIDGVRLHMGKRFTYRHNDIASMEKNLERASKLAETTGGGILFITEGVFGMRGQQGKLKEIVEMKKKYNFRLLVDDAHGFGTLGKTGAGAGEEQGCQDGIDVYFSTFAKSMANIGAFVAADKDVIDYLKYNLRSQMFAKALPMIQTVGSLKRLELLRESSEIKDKLWVNVNALQNGLKERGFNIGDTNTCITPVYLEGSIPEAMIMVNDLRENYGIFLSIVVYPVIPKGIILLRMIPTASHTLEDIDETLAAFEAIREKLTNGTYKEIASKTTVDLDA, from the coding sequence ATGGTTAAAGATTTATTCGAAAGAATTCAAAGTAATAAAGGTCCACTAGGAAAATGGGCTTCACAAGCAGAAGGTTATTTTGTATTTCCAAAATTAGAAGGTGAATTAGGACCAAGAATGCAATTTCAAGGTAAAAATATTTTAAACTGGAGTTTGAATGATTATTTAGGTCTAGCGAATCATCCAGAAGTACGTAAAGCGGATACTGAGGCAGCAATTGCTTATGGTGCGGCTTACCCAATGGGGGCAAGAATGATGAGTGGTCATACTAAATACCACGAACAACTTGAGGAAGAATTGGCTGCTTTTGTAATGAAAGAATCAGCTTATTTATTGAATTTTGGTTACCAAGGAATGGTGTCTATCATTGACGCTTTGGTTACTAAAAATGATGTGATTGTTTACGATGTAGATGCACATGCTTGTATTATTGACGGTGTTCGTTTGCACATGGGGAAACGTTTTACTTATCGTCACAATGACATTGCGAGCATGGAGAAAAATTTAGAACGTGCTTCTAAATTAGCCGAAACTACTGGTGGTGGTATTTTATTTATTACTGAAGGTGTTTTTGGAATGCGTGGACAACAAGGTAAGTTGAAAGAGATTGTAGAGATGAAAAAGAAATACAATTTCCGTTTGCTTGTTGATGATGCACATGGTTTTGGTACTCTTGGTAAAACTGGTGCTGGAGCAGGTGAGGAGCAAGGTTGTCAGGACGGAATTGATGTTTACTTCTCGACATTTGCAAAATCAATGGCTAACATTGGTGCTTTTGTAGCTGCTGATAAAGATGTTATTGATTATTTGAAATACAATTTGCGTTCACAAATGTTTGCTAAAGCGTTGCCAATGATTCAAACTGTTGGTTCGTTGAAACGTTTGGAATTATTGCGTGAATCATCTGAAATAAAAGACAAATTGTGGGTTAATGTGAATGCATTACAAAATGGTTTGAAAGAAAGAGGATTTAATATTGGGGACACCAATACTTGTATCACTCCTGTTTACTTAGAAGGAAGTATTCCGGAAGCGATGATTATGGTAAATGATTTAAGAGAAAACTATGGTATTTTCTTGTCTATTGTAGTGTATCCTGTAATTCCAAAAGGAATTATTTTATTGCGTATGATTCCAACTGCTTCTCATACTTTGGAAGATATTGATGAAACATTGGCTGCATTTGAAGCTATACGTGAAAAATTAACAAACGGTACTTATAAAGAAATTGCAAGTAAAACCACTGTTGATTTAGATGCATAA
- a CDS encoding GTP cyclohydrolase has translation MITIQEAKTKKELTEFIKFPFSLYKNNPYWVPPIIADELETFDKTKNPAFLSAEATFYVAYKNDTIVGRIAAIINWDEVNHQQKKKVRFGWFDVIDDLEVTKALLEKVYELGNKNNLEYVEGPMGFSNLDKVGVLTEGFEELGTMITWYNHPYYATHFEKLGYITEKEYLENKFPFSNANPESFQKINELIKKRYQLTPLNFKSTKEVMPYVDKMFDLFNETYASLSSFVAISDIQKEYFKKKYINFINPEYIKYVEDKDGNLVAFAIVMPSFSKALQKANGKLFPFGFLHLLNARRNSKDVVFYLIGVHPEYQNKGVTAVIFNEYYKVFKKKGIENCFRTPELSDNIAIQLIWKNFDPVVHCRRKTFRKELQ, from the coding sequence ATGATTACCATACAAGAAGCTAAAACTAAAAAGGAATTAACTGAATTCATAAAATTCCCTTTTTCTTTATATAAAAACAATCCTTATTGGGTTCCGCCAATTATTGCAGATGAATTGGAGACGTTTGACAAAACTAAAAATCCCGCTTTCCTCAGTGCCGAAGCCACCTTTTATGTAGCCTATAAAAATGATACGATTGTAGGTAGAATTGCAGCTATAATCAACTGGGACGAAGTTAATCACCAACAAAAAAAGAAAGTCCGTTTTGGCTGGTTCGATGTTATTGATGATCTAGAAGTAACCAAAGCATTGCTTGAAAAAGTATACGAATTAGGAAATAAAAACAATCTTGAATATGTTGAAGGTCCGATGGGATTCTCCAATTTAGACAAAGTAGGAGTTCTAACTGAAGGGTTTGAGGAATTAGGAACTATGATTACATGGTACAATCATCCTTATTATGCAACCCATTTTGAAAAATTAGGATATATAACTGAGAAAGAATACTTAGAAAACAAATTCCCATTTTCTAATGCCAATCCGGAGTCTTTTCAAAAAATAAATGAGTTAATCAAAAAAAGATACCAACTCACACCTCTCAATTTTAAGTCGACTAAGGAAGTGATGCCTTATGTCGATAAGATGTTTGATTTATTTAATGAAACCTATGCGAGTTTGTCCTCATTTGTAGCGATTTCAGACATTCAAAAAGAATATTTCAAGAAAAAATACATCAACTTCATCAATCCGGAATACATAAAATATGTAGAGGACAAGGATGGGAATTTAGTGGCTTTTGCAATTGTAATGCCTAGTTTCTCAAAAGCATTGCAAAAAGCCAATGGCAAATTATTCCCTTTTGGATTTTTGCATTTACTAAATGCGAGACGCAACAGTAAAGATGTTGTTTTTTATCTCATAGGTGTACATCCTGAATATCAAAACAAAGGAGTAACAGCTGTAATTTTCAACGAATATTACAAAGTTTTTAAAAAGAAAGGAATTGAAAATTGTTTCAGAACTCCTGAATTATCAGACAATATAGCAATTCAATTGATTTGGAAAAATTTCGACCCTGTAGTACACTGCCGCAGAAAAACGTTCAGAAAAGAACTCCAATAA
- a CDS encoding YfhO family protein — protein MKQLQKFFPHILAIVGFVFVSTLYFFPVLQGKQIFQSDIAQYTGMAKEQNDFRATNHEEPYWTNSAFGGMPTYQLGAKYPHDYVGAIDDVLRFLPRPADYLFLYFLSFYVLLLVLKADPLKAFFGAVAFGFSTYLIIILGVGHNAKAHAIAYMPLVVAGFIMVFQRKYIWGGLLAMFALALEVNANHFQMTFYLLILLLILSGYFIYEGIKSKEYKSLLYSLGTLICAGIIAIGANATNILATAEYANFSTRGKSNLSFNPDGSKRTTDVAMSRDYITEYSYGIAESFNLIAPRLFGGSNNESLSEDSKIVEFLQQQQVGEGQYITKEQAVEYAKGGMPTYWGDQPIVSAPAYIGAVVFFLGILALFVDERKIKYAFLGGALLTLILSWGKNFPALTDFCIDYIPMYNKFRAVSSIQVILELCLPVLAIMGLQSFFKLEKEKQLKPLLQSGAVGLGLIILLFLCKGMFSFAGGSDSSLMQSYGPSFVDAIKADRRTLYSADLLRSGFFILITAGVLWLFIKNKIAQNTAIILVGLFMVSDLFFVDKNYVSNKDFINAREVEVPFQETPTDAEILKDPTNYRVFDIQGLMQARTSYFHKAIGGYSAVKPQRMQQLFDYQIAKNNTEILNMLNVKYVIQTDKEGKEYPIINTDANGNAWFVGKVDFVKNSDAEMKALDKFNSKDVAIINDDEFATIKGKAFAKDSSATITLDSYKPNNLKYTSTNSKEGLAVFSEMYYEKGWKALVDGKETPIMRADYALRAIVVPAGKHSIEFKFDPQVVKTGGMITLISSVGMLFLLVGGIYFERKKK, from the coding sequence ATGAAGCAACTTCAAAAGTTCTTTCCGCACATACTGGCCATCGTTGGTTTTGTATTCGTTTCTACACTTTATTTCTTTCCTGTTTTACAAGGAAAACAAATTTTTCAATCTGATATTGCCCAATATACGGGTATGGCCAAAGAGCAAAATGATTTTAGAGCTACCAATCATGAGGAGCCTTATTGGACAAACTCGGCTTTTGGAGGAATGCCAACCTATCAATTGGGAGCCAAATACCCGCATGATTATGTTGGTGCTATAGATGATGTATTGCGTTTCTTGCCTCGCCCAGCGGATTATTTGTTTTTATATTTTCTAAGTTTTTATGTTTTGTTGTTGGTCTTGAAGGCCGATCCGCTAAAAGCTTTTTTTGGTGCTGTCGCTTTTGGTTTTTCAACCTATCTGATTATTATTCTTGGGGTTGGCCATAATGCCAAAGCTCATGCCATTGCTTATATGCCACTCGTGGTTGCTGGTTTTATTATGGTTTTTCAAAGAAAATACATTTGGGGAGGATTGCTCGCCATGTTTGCCTTGGCATTAGAGGTAAATGCCAATCACTTTCAAATGACCTTTTATTTATTGATTCTATTATTGATTCTTTCAGGTTATTTTATTTATGAAGGAATCAAATCAAAAGAATATAAATCTTTGTTGTATTCATTAGGTACGCTTATTTGTGCCGGTATTATTGCTATAGGTGCTAATGCTACTAATATATTGGCAACAGCTGAGTATGCTAATTTTAGTACACGAGGCAAAAGCAATTTGAGTTTCAATCCTGATGGATCCAAAAGAACTACAGATGTGGCGATGAGTCGCGATTATATCACAGAATATAGTTATGGTATTGCCGAAAGTTTTAACCTTATTGCTCCTAGACTTTTTGGAGGTTCCAATAATGAGAGTTTGAGTGAAGATTCTAAAATTGTTGAATTTTTGCAACAACAGCAAGTAGGGGAAGGGCAATATATTACAAAAGAGCAAGCTGTCGAATATGCCAAGGGAGGAATGCCAACGTATTGGGGTGACCAACCTATAGTGTCGGCTCCGGCATATATCGGTGCAGTGGTTTTCTTTTTGGGGATTTTGGCCTTGTTTGTTGACGAACGAAAAATTAAATACGCATTCCTTGGTGGTGCATTATTGACTTTAATTCTCTCTTGGGGAAAAAATTTCCCTGCATTGACGGATTTCTGTATCGATTATATTCCAATGTATAATAAGTTTAGAGCAGTATCATCTATTCAGGTTATTTTAGAATTGTGTTTACCAGTTCTAGCCATTATGGGCTTGCAGTCTTTCTTTAAATTAGAAAAAGAAAAACAATTAAAACCACTGTTGCAATCGGGAGCCGTAGGTTTAGGGTTGATTATCCTTTTGTTTTTATGCAAAGGTATGTTCAGTTTTGCGGGAGGAAGTGACAGTAGTTTAATGCAAAGTTATGGACCAAGTTTTGTAGATGCCATAAAAGCAGACAGAAGAACATTGTATAGTGCCGACTTGTTGCGTTCCGGATTTTTTATTCTGATCACAGCGGGTGTGTTGTGGTTGTTCATTAAAAATAAAATTGCCCAAAATACAGCTATTATTTTGGTTGGATTATTCATGGTTTCGGACTTGTTTTTTGTAGATAAAAACTATGTTTCTAACAAAGATTTTATAAATGCCAGAGAAGTTGAAGTGCCTTTTCAGGAAACACCAACAGATGCAGAGATTCTAAAAGATCCAACTAATTACCGTGTTTTTGATATTCAAGGGTTGATGCAGGCAAGAACATCTTATTTTCATAAAGCAATAGGAGGATATAGTGCTGTAAAACCACAAAGGATGCAACAATTGTTTGATTATCAAATTGCTAAAAACAATACTGAAATTCTTAATATGCTAAATGTTAAGTATGTTATTCAAACAGATAAAGAGGGTAAAGAATATCCAATTATCAATACAGATGCTAATGGTAATGCTTGGTTTGTTGGTAAAGTGGATTTTGTTAAAAATTCGGATGCTGAGATGAAAGCTTTAGATAAATTTAATTCTAAAGATGTGGCTATTATTAATGATGATGAATTTGCAACGATTAAGGGTAAAGCTTTCGCTAAAGATAGTTCGGCAACCATAACTTTAGACTCATACAAACCGAATAACTTAAAATACACGTCAACGAATTCAAAAGAAGGTCTGGCGGTTTTCTCTGAAATGTATTATGAGAAAGGTTGGAAAGCACTTGTTGATGGAAAAGAAACACCGATTATGAGAGCCGACTATGCTTTAAGAGCAATTGTGGTTCCTGCTGGCAAACACAGTATCGAGTTCAAGTTTGATCCTCAGGTTGTAAAAACAGGTGGAATGATTACACTTATCAGTTCAGTTGGGATGTTGTTCCTTTTAGTTGGTGGGATTTATTTTGAGAGAAAGAAAAAATAG
- a CDS encoding glycosyltransferase family 4 protein, with amino-acid sequence MKSESKKILIITYYWPPAGGPGVQRWLKFVKYLPDFDIQPIVYIPENPTYPIVDVKLEKEVSEKAIILKHKIFEPYQLASFFSKNKTKKISSGIIPNQKKQSFFEKTMLWVRGNLFIPDARVFWVKPSVSYLEKYIVENNIDTIITSGPPHSLHLIGLSLKQKLKLTWFADFRDPWTTIGYHKSLKLSKSAGRKHKALEYQVLNTADTIIVTSKTTKAEFEDITNKPITVITNGYDTEKIDVLRLDTKFSLAHIGSFLSERNPTILWESLTELLNEVPEFKSHLEIKLIGEVSEEVLATISKFELNPYLNKLGYVPHSEAVAHQRRSQVLLLIEINSEETKSIIPGKLFEYMVSNRPIIAIGPVDSDFAEIITETNTGVFFDYTEKLKLKNLILKYYNQYLEGNLQSYGVGLQKYSRKNLTKELAQLIHSKI; translated from the coding sequence TTGAAATCAGAATCAAAAAAAATCCTTATCATAACCTATTATTGGCCACCAGCAGGAGGGCCTGGCGTTCAGCGTTGGCTTAAGTTTGTGAAATATTTACCTGATTTTGATATTCAGCCAATTGTTTATATTCCGGAAAATCCAACATACCCGATTGTTGATGTCAAATTAGAGAAAGAAGTTTCAGAGAAAGCGATTATTTTAAAACATAAAATTTTCGAGCCTTATCAGCTGGCTTCATTTTTTTCTAAAAATAAAACCAAAAAAATTAGCTCGGGCATTATTCCTAATCAAAAAAAGCAATCTTTTTTTGAAAAAACGATGCTGTGGGTTCGAGGCAACTTATTTATTCCAGATGCACGGGTTTTTTGGGTAAAACCATCTGTTTCCTATTTAGAGAAATATATAGTAGAAAATAATATAGATACTATTATCACCTCAGGACCTCCGCACAGTTTGCATTTGATTGGTTTAAGTTTAAAGCAAAAATTAAAACTTACTTGGTTTGCTGATTTTCGTGATCCTTGGACTACCATTGGATATCATAAATCATTAAAACTATCCAAAAGTGCTGGTAGAAAGCACAAAGCATTAGAATATCAGGTTTTGAATACTGCGGATACGATTATAGTGACCAGTAAAACGACCAAAGCCGAATTTGAAGATATCACCAATAAGCCTATAACGGTTATTACCAATGGGTATGATACAGAGAAAATTGATGTGTTACGACTTGATACCAAATTTAGTTTGGCACACATTGGCTCCTTTCTTTCTGAAAGAAACCCAACCATTTTATGGGAAAGTTTAACCGAATTGTTAAATGAAGTTCCAGAGTTTAAATCTCACTTGGAGATAAAATTGATTGGGGAAGTCAGCGAAGAAGTATTAGCAACCATCTCAAAGTTTGAATTGAATCCTTATTTGAATAAATTAGGATATGTGCCACATTCTGAAGCAGTAGCTCACCAAAGAAGGTCACAGGTTTTGTTGCTTATCGAAATTAATTCAGAGGAAACTAAAAGTATAATTCCTGGAAAATTATTTGAATATATGGTTTCTAATAGACCAATTATTGCTATTGGTCCAGTCGATTCAGATTTTGCAGAAATTATTACTGAGACCAATACAGGAGTGTTTTTTGATTATACCGAGAAATTAAAATTGAAAAATTTGATTTTAAAATATTATAATCAATATTTAGAAGGGAATTTACAATCGTATGGTGTAGGTTTGCAAAAATATTCCAGAAAGAATTTAACTAAAGAACTGGCACAGTTGATTCATTCAAAAATTTAA
- a CDS encoding lipopolysaccharide biosynthesis protein — MGIVLNQSLKNTIITYIGFAIGGINTIYLYPVFLGATFYGLTNYVTSCANVIMPLFAIGMQNTLVKYYSQYKTDEERSRFLSFTVLFPLISIIPFLLLGLFFYDEIIFFLSKQNAVVKDYIWLIPIIGLSMAYFEIFYAWARVHMHSVFGNFIKEVGLRLFSLFLLIAVYYNWLSVEGFVYATTVLYIVAFLVTMFYAFNIKKPVFQFAIPENTKEILIYTFYIILSGSVANLLLDGDKMILNQYMKIENIAFYSVATYIALVISVPSRAMHQIVYPITAKLMHENSHDELNSLYKKTSINLQVVGGFVMLCIFVNINQLYEMVPKEYGGGIMVVFMIGLSKYFDLILGNNNAIIFNTKYYRTVLFLGVALVILTVVLNMIFIPVFGIIGSAFATLLSITLYSLAKLLFVVKKLHLYPFTKQTLHSLGITLVVFLMFYFWQFPIHPIVGIVLKSILVTIVYIYVNYRFVVSNEINQVLDKLIKKVIR, encoded by the coding sequence ATGGGCATAGTCTTAAATCAATCTTTAAAAAACACAATAATCACCTATATCGGTTTTGCAATTGGCGGTATAAATACCATTTATTTATATCCTGTTTTTTTGGGAGCTACTTTTTATGGTTTAACTAATTATGTGACTTCATGTGCTAATGTCATAATGCCATTGTTTGCCATTGGTATGCAGAACACTTTGGTAAAGTACTATTCACAATATAAAACAGACGAAGAAAGATCTCGATTTTTGTCTTTCACAGTATTATTCCCCTTAATATCAATCATTCCCTTTTTATTGTTGGGGCTCTTTTTTTACGATGAAATAATATTCTTTTTATCTAAACAAAATGCAGTAGTTAAAGATTATATTTGGTTAATACCAATAATTGGATTGAGCATGGCTTATTTCGAAATATTTTATGCTTGGGCCAGAGTGCACATGCATTCTGTATTTGGGAATTTTATTAAGGAAGTAGGTTTACGGTTGTTCTCTTTGTTTTTGTTGATTGCTGTATATTACAATTGGCTTTCTGTAGAAGGGTTTGTGTATGCAACGACAGTATTATATATAGTAGCCTTTTTGGTTACAATGTTTTATGCATTCAATATTAAGAAACCTGTTTTTCAGTTCGCAATACCCGAAAACACTAAGGAGATATTGATTTATACATTTTATATTATCCTATCGGGTAGTGTTGCCAACTTGCTTTTGGATGGAGATAAAATGATTTTGAATCAATACATGAAGATTGAAAATATTGCATTCTATTCGGTGGCAACTTATATAGCTTTAGTAATATCGGTGCCAAGTCGTGCAATGCATCAAATTGTGTATCCAATTACGGCAAAATTGATGCATGAAAACAGTCATGATGAGTTGAATAGTTTGTATAAAAAAACATCTATTAATCTTCAAGTAGTAGGTGGCTTCGTGATGCTTTGTATTTTTGTAAACATCAATCAGTTGTATGAAATGGTACCAAAAGAATACGGTGGAGGTATTATGGTTGTATTTATGATTGGTTTGTCTAAATATTTTGATCTGATACTAGGGAACAATAATGCCATTATTTTTAATACAAAATATTATAGAACAGTTTTGTTTTTAGGAGTCGCATTGGTTATTTTGACAGTCGTTTTGAATATGATTTTCATACCGGTTTTCGGGATTATAGGTTCAGCATTTGCCACTTTATTGTCTATCACTTTATACAGTTTAGCTAAATTATTATTTGTTGTTAAAAAATTGCATTTGTATCCATTTACCAAACAAACGTTACATTCTCTTGGTATTACGTTAGTAGTGTTTTTGATGTTTTACTTTTGGCAATTTCCTATTCATCCCATTGTTGGAATTGTATTAAAATCAATTTTAGTGACAATAGTGTATATCTACGTTAATTACAGATTTGTGGTTTCTAATGAAATCAATCAAGTTCTTGATAAATTGATAAAAAAAGTAATTAGATAA
- a CDS encoding NYN domain-containing protein, translating to MSQNTKELKLAVLIDADNVPYSNVKGMMEEIAKYGTPTTKRIYGDWTKPNASGWKSVLLEHAITPIQQYSYTIGKNSSDSALIIDAMDLLYSDKVDGFCIVSSDSDFTRLAIRLRESGMKVIGIGEKKTPNPFIVACDRFIYIEVLEGAIKKKKTKQTVSAPTADPKETKKAASKETTIKVDNKTIELIEDTIDAIGDDDGWAFLGDVGNLIVKKKPEFDPRSFGFNKLTPMLKSLTDILEIDERDSDKKGIKHVYVRLRYT from the coding sequence ATGTCCCAAAATACAAAAGAACTAAAACTCGCCGTACTCATTGATGCCGACAATGTTCCTTACAGTAATGTAAAAGGAATGATGGAAGAAATCGCTAAATATGGCACACCCACCACTAAACGCATTTATGGTGATTGGACCAAACCCAATGCCAGTGGTTGGAAATCAGTTTTACTCGAACACGCCATTACACCAATCCAACAATATAGTTATACAATCGGAAAAAATTCCTCCGATTCAGCCTTGATAATCGATGCAATGGATTTATTGTATTCAGACAAAGTCGATGGTTTTTGTATCGTTTCCAGCGATAGTGATTTTACCAGACTAGCCATACGATTACGAGAATCGGGTATGAAAGTAATTGGGATTGGCGAGAAAAAAACTCCAAATCCTTTTATTGTAGCTTGCGACCGTTTTATTTATATAGAAGTTTTAGAAGGTGCCATCAAAAAGAAAAAAACGAAACAAACCGTTTCTGCTCCTACAGCAGATCCTAAAGAAACCAAAAAAGCTGCTTCAAAAGAGACGACTATAAAAGTAGACAATAAAACCATCGAATTAATAGAAGACACCATTGACGCCATTGGAGATGATGACGGATGGGCTTTCTTAGGCGATGTTGGAAACTTAATCGTAAAGAAAAAACCCGAATTCGACCCAAGAAGCTTCGGGTTCAACAAACTTACTCCAATGCTCAAATCTCTAACAGATATCCTAGAAATAGACGAAAGAGACTCCGATAAAAAAGGAATCAAACATGTATATGTACGATTGCGCTATACCTAG
- a CDS encoding transporter, protein MFNIKFLFIAAVFLIPTIHYGQHTDEINSNRPGESMSAFAVGKTVIQVETGVFGIQESHSLSNYDANGFGIDMELRYGAFLENLEFIADIQYVNEKFTYPMRVDDKADFKQSVLGAKYLIYDPNKGYKREVNLYSWKANHKFNWHQVIPAVAVFAGANFTGSDNPFYFSPDASISPKAALILQNHLGDGSWVFVTNIIYNYIATDYPSLSYILTLTKGINTKWSAFVENQGIKSDFYSDAIVRGGAAYLINKNLQVDASISTNFKDTPSIVYGGVGVSWRYDGRYKEVHLLSKEEEAAEKMAKKTNTRKQSKSSKKK, encoded by the coding sequence ATGTTTAATATCAAATTTTTATTTATTGCCGCAGTTTTTTTGATTCCAACAATTCATTACGGACAACACACCGATGAGATTAATTCTAATAGACCGGGAGAATCCATGTCGGCTTTTGCTGTCGGAAAAACCGTAATTCAAGTCGAAACTGGTGTTTTTGGCATACAAGAAAGCCACAGTCTATCAAACTATGATGCCAACGGTTTTGGTATTGACATGGAATTGCGATATGGGGCATTCCTAGAAAATTTAGAATTTATAGCAGATATTCAATATGTAAATGAAAAATTTACATATCCCATGAGGGTTGATGATAAAGCTGATTTCAAACAATCCGTTTTGGGAGCCAAATATCTAATTTACGATCCTAATAAAGGATATAAAAGAGAAGTAAATCTATACAGCTGGAAAGCCAATCATAAATTCAATTGGCACCAAGTTATTCCGGCAGTAGCAGTATTTGCAGGAGCCAATTTTACAGGCTCCGACAATCCATTTTATTTTTCACCAGATGCAAGTATCTCACCAAAAGCCGCTTTGATTTTGCAAAACCATTTAGGAGACGGAAGCTGGGTATTTGTAACCAATATTATTTATAATTACATAGCAACCGACTATCCTAGTTTGAGCTATATCCTTACTTTGACCAAAGGAATTAATACTAAGTGGTCTGCCTTTGTAGAAAATCAAGGAATAAAAAGTGATTTCTATAGTGATGCAATAGTTCGTGGAGGTGCAGCCTATTTGATTAATAAAAACTTACAAGTAGACGCTTCTATCAGTACCAATTTTAAAGACACTCCATCAATAGTTTACGGAGGAGTTGGTGTTTCATGGCGATATGATGGTCGTTACAAAGAAGTTCATCTCTTAAGCAAAGAAGAAGAAGCTGCCGAAAAAATGGCTAAAAAGACCAACACAAGAAAACAAAGCAAAAGTTCTAAGAAAAAATAA